The Crocosphaera subtropica ATCC 51142 genome includes a window with the following:
- the rpmH gene encoding 50S ribosomal protein L34 yields MTQRTLGGTNRKQKRTSGFRARMRKSNGRKVIQARRKKGRHRLSV; encoded by the coding sequence GTGACTCAGCGTACCTTAGGGGGAACCAATCGCAAACAAAAAAGAACGTCAGGATTTCGTGCGCGCATGAGAAAAAGTAATGGCCGAAAAGTCATTCAAGCAAGGCGTAAAAAAGGAAGACATCGTTTATCCGTGTAG
- the fba gene encoding class II fructose-bisphosphate aldolase (catalyzes the reversible aldol condensation of dihydroxyacetonephosphate and glyceraldehyde 3-phosphate in the Calvin cycle, glycolysis, and/or gluconeogenesis) has product MALVPMRLLLDHAAENGYAIPAFNVNNMEQIIAIMQAADETDSPVILQASRGARKYAGENFLRHLILGAVESYPHIPIAMHQDHGNSPATCYSAIRNGFTSVMMDGSLEEDAKTPASFEYNVNVTAEVVKVAHSVGASVEGELGCLGSLETGKGDKEDGHGFEGTLSKEQLLTDPDEAVEFVERTQVDALAVAIGTSHGAYKFTRKPTGEILAISRIEEIHNRLPNTHIVMHGSSSVPQEWLDMINQYGGEIPETYGVPVEEIQKGIKSGVRKVNIDTDNRLAITAAIREAAAKDPSNFDPRHFMKPSIKYMKQVCSDRYQQFWTAGNASKIKQMTLEEYAAKYAKGELNANTKKTAAV; this is encoded by the coding sequence ATGGCGCTCGTACCTATGCGGCTGCTCTTAGACCACGCAGCAGAAAATGGTTATGCTATTCCTGCATTTAACGTAAATAATATGGAACAGATCATAGCCATTATGCAGGCAGCAGATGAAACAGATAGTCCTGTAATTTTGCAAGCTTCTCGTGGTGCGCGTAAATATGCTGGAGAAAACTTTCTCCGTCATTTAATTTTAGGTGCAGTAGAAAGTTATCCTCATATTCCCATTGCCATGCACCAAGATCATGGTAACAGTCCTGCAACCTGCTACAGTGCTATCCGCAACGGTTTCACCAGTGTTATGATGGATGGTTCTTTAGAAGAAGATGCGAAGACTCCTGCAAGCTTCGAGTATAACGTTAATGTAACTGCTGAAGTGGTTAAAGTTGCTCACTCTGTGGGTGCTAGTGTAGAAGGTGAATTAGGTTGTTTAGGGTCTCTCGAAACCGGAAAAGGAGACAAAGAGGACGGCCACGGGTTTGAAGGAACCCTCAGTAAAGAGCAACTGCTCACCGATCCCGATGAAGCGGTAGAATTCGTAGAACGCACTCAAGTTGATGCTTTAGCCGTTGCTATTGGAACCAGCCACGGTGCTTATAAATTTACCCGTAAACCCACAGGGGAAATCTTAGCCATTAGTCGTATTGAAGAAATTCATAACCGTCTTCCCAACACTCACATCGTGATGCACGGTTCTTCTTCTGTACCTCAAGAATGGTTAGATATGATCAACCAGTACGGTGGTGAAATTCCCGAAACCTATGGGGTACCTGTTGAAGAAATTCAAAAAGGTATTAAGAGTGGAGTTCGTAAGGTTAATATTGATACTGATAACCGTTTAGCTATTACTGCAGCCATTCGTGAAGCAGCAGCAAAAGATCCTTCTAACTTTGACCCCCGTCACTTCATGAAGCCTTCTATTAAGTACATGAAGCAAGTTTGTTCTGATCGTTATCAGCAATTCTGGACTGCTGGAAATGCTAGTAAGATCAAGCAAATGACCCTCGAAGAGTATGCTGCTAAGTATGCTAAGGGTGAATTAAACGCAAACACCAAAAAAACTGCTGCTGTTTAA
- a CDS encoding DUF2283 domain-containing protein, which yields MKIQYFEETDTLYIIFSKNSPVETRDLDENTLIDLDENGQMCSMTIEHAKNRVDIPNIEYTTIKR from the coding sequence ATGAAAATTCAATATTTTGAAGAAACGGACACACTGTATATTATTTTCTCTAAAAACTCTCCTGTAGAAACAAGGGATCTAGACGAAAATACTTTAATAGATTTAGATGAAAATGGACAAATGTGTAGTATGACCATTGAACACGCAAAGAACAGGGTTGATATTCCAAATATTGAATATACAACCATCAAAAGGTAA
- a CDS encoding glycosyltransferase family 4 protein, translated as MPTELYHLVAFIIALVVVWWSTPIINEFGQRKGLVDNPKSSKEENERKIHHRPMVRLGGVSIFAGTVIALLLVWIFGGFGWLPPHKEWEIWGVTIGGVAFFLIGLADDLYNLSPMTRLILQTVVASTAWGVGVRIEFLSVPFGSLVQIGVLSLPITVIWLVGMANAINWIDGLDGLAAGGCGISAVVMMVLALFMEQPAAALIAAALAGAALGFLRYNFNPATIFMGDGGAYFMGFTLAGVGVIGLVKVATMATVAVTAVLLPFVVLAVPILDMSVVIISRITQGKSPFIGDNRHLHHRLIQAGISHRLTVLFIYALTLWVGSIALGLSNIPSGWGFAIGATVLLGYVGWQAWRKRREIRE; from the coding sequence ATGCCAACAGAACTATATCATCTCGTTGCTTTTATCATCGCGCTGGTGGTGGTTTGGTGGAGTACCCCCATCATTAATGAGTTTGGGCAAAGAAAAGGTCTGGTAGATAACCCAAAAAGTAGTAAGGAAGAAAATGAGCGCAAAATTCATCACCGTCCAATGGTGCGTCTAGGAGGAGTTTCTATTTTTGCAGGAACCGTCATTGCTCTTTTATTGGTTTGGATTTTTGGGGGCTTTGGTTGGTTACCCCCTCACAAAGAATGGGAAATTTGGGGAGTCACTATCGGAGGTGTGGCCTTTTTCCTCATTGGGTTGGCTGATGATCTCTATAACTTAAGCCCCATGACTCGCCTAATTCTGCAAACAGTGGTAGCTAGTACCGCTTGGGGGGTGGGGGTGCGTATTGAATTCTTATCGGTTCCTTTTGGTAGTTTAGTCCAGATTGGTGTATTAAGTCTTCCTATTACCGTTATTTGGCTCGTAGGCATGGCTAATGCTATTAATTGGATTGATGGCTTAGATGGGTTGGCCGCCGGCGGTTGTGGTATTTCTGCGGTGGTAATGATGGTGTTAGCCCTATTTATGGAACAACCGGCCGCTGCTTTGATTGCTGCTGCTTTAGCTGGTGCTGCGTTAGGGTTTCTCCGTTACAATTTTAATCCTGCAACGATTTTTATGGGGGATGGTGGAGCTTATTTTATGGGGTTCACCCTAGCCGGTGTTGGCGTAATTGGTTTAGTAAAAGTCGCAACGATGGCAACGGTAGCAGTGACGGCCGTATTATTGCCCTTTGTGGTGTTAGCGGTACCCATTTTAGATATGTCTGTTGTGATTATTTCCCGTATCACTCAGGGAAAATCGCCGTTTATTGGAGATAACCGTCATCTACATCATCGTTTGATTCAAGCGGGTATCTCTCACCGTCTCACGGTTCTATTCATTTATGCCTTAACGTTATGGGTGGGTAGTATTGCTCTGGGACTGTCGAATATTCCCAGTGGTTGGGGATTTGCCATTGGCGCAACGGTATTATTAGGGTATGTGGGATGGCAAGCATGGCGCAAACGTCGAGAAATTCGTGAATAA
- a CDS encoding PH domain-containing protein codes for MGIRENTFYEGGPHIGDLIINILLGFTVICLPLTVGAIVRAIWLRYRITDRRISITGGWMGNDRTDIIYGEIVKIAKIPRGIGLWGDIVVTLRDKSRLEMRAVPRFREIYDYMAERVADKTGKSVEAITAQ; via the coding sequence ATGGGTATAAGAGAAAACACATTTTATGAAGGGGGCCCTCACATTGGGGATTTAATCATTAATATATTGTTAGGATTCACCGTAATCTGTTTGCCCTTGACTGTTGGGGCGATCGTGCGGGCTATTTGGTTACGTTATCGTATTACCGATCGCCGTATTTCTATCACTGGCGGTTGGATGGGTAACGATCGCACTGATATAATATACGGCGAAATTGTAAAAATTGCCAAAATCCCCCGTGGAATTGGATTATGGGGAGATATTGTTGTTACCCTTAGGGATAAAAGTCGCTTAGAAATGCGAGCCGTTCCTCGCTTCCGAGAAATTTATGATTATATGGCCGAAAGAGTCGCCGATAAGACAGGAAAATCTGTTGAAGCGATTACTGCCCAATAA
- the rnpA gene encoding ribonuclease P protein component — protein MGLPKQHRLRHPKIFQTVYNRGKRYQSPHLVMRVFWQADQQDCTPPTQFGISVSQKVSKKAVIRNRLKRQIKAVIRLFLPKIKPGYQVVIVVKRNTTECKYEHFLRELEELLINAEIIYGYKRKHIL, from the coding sequence GTGGGATTACCCAAACAACACCGCCTAAGACATCCCAAGATATTCCAAACCGTTTATAACCGAGGAAAACGCTATCAAAGTCCCCACTTGGTTATGCGGGTATTTTGGCAAGCTGACCAACAAGACTGTACACCACCAACCCAATTTGGTATTTCCGTTAGCCAAAAGGTGAGTAAAAAAGCAGTGATTCGCAATCGCTTAAAACGACAAATTAAAGCAGTAATTCGTCTTTTTTTACCTAAGATCAAGCCAGGTTATCAGGTGGTGATTGTGGTCAAGCGTAACACAACAGAGTGCAAATATGAACATTTTTTGCGAGAATTAGAAGAGTTGTTAATTAACGCCGAGATAATTTATGGGTATAAGAGAAAACACATTTTATGA
- a CDS encoding creatininase family protein: MMHGFIPAHRFFPYLSWTEIDSMEDKENVVIVQPIGAIEQHGPHLPIAVDSAISLGVLGKALEKLDLEIPAYSLPCLYYGKSNEHSGFPGTITLSATTLLSVITEVAQSVYNSGFRKLILMNSHGGQPQIMEIAARDIHQHYQDFSVFPFFTWRVPHIAGELLTPQELEYGIHAGDAETSIILSLLPDQVKMSQAVKEYPQGLPEDSLVSMEGKLPFAWLTKELTKSGVMGDATAATKEKGDRLLASVSDGWVQVIKDVYRFKQPFPKF; the protein is encoded by the coding sequence ATGATGCACGGTTTTATTCCCGCTCACCGCTTTTTTCCCTATTTATCTTGGACTGAAATAGACTCAATGGAAGATAAGGAAAATGTTGTTATCGTGCAACCCATCGGAGCGATCGAACAACATGGACCCCATTTACCGATCGCAGTTGATTCTGCTATCAGTTTGGGGGTGTTGGGTAAAGCCTTAGAAAAGTTAGATTTAGAGATTCCTGCTTATAGTTTACCTTGTCTTTATTATGGCAAATCTAATGAGCATTCCGGCTTTCCTGGAACCATTACTTTGAGTGCTACTACTTTATTATCGGTGATCACAGAAGTGGCTCAAAGTGTTTATAATTCAGGGTTTCGTAAACTGATTTTAATGAACTCCCACGGGGGACAACCGCAAATTATGGAAATTGCAGCCAGGGACATTCATCAACACTATCAAGATTTTTCGGTGTTTCCTTTTTTTACTTGGCGAGTTCCTCATATTGCAGGAGAATTATTAACCCCTCAAGAGTTAGAGTATGGTATCCATGCAGGGGATGCAGAAACGAGCATTATTTTGTCTTTATTACCCGATCAAGTAAAAATGTCCCAAGCGGTTAAGGAATATCCTCAAGGGTTGCCAGAAGATAGTTTAGTGAGTATGGAAGGAAAATTACCCTTTGCTTGGTTGACTAAAGAATTAACGAAAAGTGGCGTGATGGGAGATGCTACCGCAGCAACCAAAGAAAAAGGCGATCGCCTTTTAGCCTCTGTTTCTGATGGTTGGGTTCAAGTGATTAAAGATGTTTATCGTTTTAAGCAACCATTCCCTAAATTTTAA
- a CDS encoding DnaJ C-terminal domain-containing protein: protein MQQLRNYYAILGVSKDATAEEIKKSFRKLARQYHPDVNPGDKTAEEKFKSINEAYDILSDETKRADYDRVRFGKTKRRPPRPQPRPSRNGNTNSSSYSRESEFWRFQDYNPGSTKRAKVVNPSRSARDVEAKLNIPLEKAYRGGRERIRLEDGRSLEVDMPSGMIDGQKIRLKGQGLQGGDLYLKITITPHAFFELRGSDIACRVPVTPSEAILGGSVEVPTIDGLVKMTVPKGVRPGQRLRLANKGYPDASGKRGDQLVEIQIAIPSEISEEEMALYQQIREKEQFNPRQHWL from the coding sequence ATGCAGCAACTTCGTAACTACTATGCCATTTTAGGGGTTTCTAAAGATGCCACCGCTGAGGAGATCAAAAAATCTTTTCGCAAACTTGCTCGGCAGTACCATCCTGATGTAAACCCTGGGGATAAGACAGCAGAAGAAAAATTTAAGAGTATTAACGAAGCGTACGATATTCTCTCCGATGAAACCAAACGGGCGGACTATGATCGTGTTCGTTTTGGCAAAACCAAACGCCGTCCCCCTCGTCCGCAACCTCGACCTTCCCGTAACGGTAACACCAACAGCAGTAGTTACAGTAGAGAGAGCGAGTTTTGGCGGTTTCAAGACTATAACCCTGGTAGTACCAAACGGGCAAAAGTCGTTAACCCCTCTCGCAGTGCAAGGGATGTCGAAGCGAAGTTAAATATTCCTCTAGAAAAAGCTTATCGAGGGGGACGGGAAAGAATTCGCTTAGAAGATGGGCGATCGCTGGAAGTGGATATGCCCTCAGGGATGATCGATGGTCAGAAAATTCGTCTCAAAGGCCAAGGGTTGCAAGGGGGGGATCTCTATCTCAAAATTACCATTACTCCCCACGCTTTTTTTGAATTACGGGGAAGCGATATTGCCTGTCGAGTGCCTGTAACCCCCAGTGAAGCGATTTTAGGGGGTTCGGTAGAAGTTCCTACCATCGACGGTTTAGTTAAAATGACCGTACCGAAAGGGGTTCGTCCCGGCCAGCGTTTACGACTAGCCAATAAGGGTTATCCCGATGCTTCGGGGAAACGAGGAGATCAATTAGTCGAAATACAAATTGCTATCCCTTCAGAAATTAGTGAGGAGGAAATGGCTTTATATCAACAAATCAGAGAAAAAGAACAATTTAATCCTCGTCAGCATTGGTTATAA
- a CDS encoding protein jag: MEQEKHIGQEWLENLLTLMGFPTGVGIEYRENELENTEECWLIIDETQLPLEKILMLLGEKGEGVDAIQYLANTLINLTVDSAEQQGFTVELNGYRLQRLEQLKTLTEDIAQRVRQTGQEIEMTALSSAERRQIHSFFKNVEDIATESRGQEPNRRLIVKPRY; the protein is encoded by the coding sequence ATGGAACAAGAAAAACACATAGGTCAAGAATGGTTAGAAAACCTTTTAACATTGATGGGATTTCCTACTGGTGTTGGAATTGAGTATCGGGAAAATGAACTGGAAAACACTGAGGAATGTTGGTTAATCATCGATGAAACTCAGTTACCCCTTGAGAAAATATTGATGTTATTAGGAGAGAAAGGAGAAGGCGTTGACGCAATTCAATATTTGGCTAATACTCTGATTAATTTAACCGTTGATAGTGCTGAACAACAAGGCTTTACCGTAGAATTGAATGGGTATCGTTTGCAGCGTCTCGAACAATTAAAAACCCTCACAGAAGATATTGCTCAACGGGTTCGTCAAACAGGTCAAGAAATAGAAATGACCGCCCTTTCTTCGGCTGAACGTCGTCAGATTCATTCCTTTTTTAAGAATGTTGAAGATATTGCCACAGAAAGTAGAGGACAAGAACCGAATCGTCGTTTGATTGTTAAACCGAGATATTAG
- the dnaK gene encoding molecular chaperone DnaK: MGKVVGIDLGTTNSVVAVMEGGKPVVIANSEGMRTTPSVVGFNKDGELVVGQMARRQAVLNPQNTYYGVKRFMGRKYAELTPESKQVPYTIRRDEYGNIKIKCPRLKRDFAPEEISAKILRKLAEEAERYLGEPVTGAVITVPAYFNDSQRQATRDAGRIAGLEVLRIINEPTAASLAYGLDQQISQKILVFDLGGGTFDVSVLEVGDGVFEVKSTSGDTQLGGGDFDKRIVDWLAEQFLEQEKVDLRQDRQALQRLTEAAEKAKIELSGVSVTDINLPFITATEDGPKHLETRLTRPQFEDLCADLVSRLTRPIKRALNDARLSPVQIDEVVLVGGGTRMPMIKALVRSFIDKEPNENVNPDEVVAVGAAIQSGILAGEVKEILLLDVTPLSLGLETIGGVTKKLIPRNTTIPVRRSDIFSTGENNQTMVEIHVTQGEREMAKDNKSLGRFKLTGIPPAPRGIPQVQVAFDIDANGILQVTARDRTTGREQSVVIQGASTLSEGEINRMINEAAEFAEEDRQRRERIEKRNKAKALTDQALRRLKDVTLDFGTQFTSGYRRQIESLNAEILDSLDKDDERRLDRAQADLQDVLYELNREVRLQYDDEEDEGIFESIRKTLTGDDEDDYPYATRRGTYGDDYGTPRYPERRDYGSPPPRYDERQVYGSPPPRYERYDRYDDEYDDWESERPSPRSPRPSSEPRRYPPRDSDTYYTRDRSRRIPRENQWDEEDDDWF, from the coding sequence ATGGGCAAAGTAGTCGGCATTGATCTGGGGACAACTAATTCTGTCGTTGCAGTAATGGAAGGCGGAAAGCCAGTCGTGATCGCCAACTCAGAAGGAATGCGTACTACCCCTTCTGTGGTTGGATTTAACAAAGATGGAGAATTAGTCGTTGGACAAATGGCCAGACGACAAGCGGTTTTAAACCCCCAGAATACCTATTATGGGGTGAAACGCTTTATGGGACGAAAGTATGCAGAATTAACCCCCGAATCAAAACAAGTTCCCTACACCATTCGTCGGGATGAATACGGCAATATTAAAATTAAATGTCCTCGTCTCAAGAGAGACTTTGCCCCCGAAGAAATCTCAGCCAAAATTCTCCGTAAACTAGCAGAAGAAGCAGAACGCTACTTAGGGGAACCCGTCACCGGCGCAGTAATTACCGTTCCTGCCTATTTTAACGACTCCCAACGCCAAGCCACTAGAGACGCAGGAAGAATCGCCGGATTAGAAGTTTTACGCATTATCAACGAACCCACCGCAGCCTCATTAGCCTATGGGTTAGATCAACAAATTTCGCAAAAAATCCTCGTCTTTGACTTAGGAGGAGGAACCTTTGATGTTTCTGTGTTAGAAGTGGGTGACGGGGTGTTTGAAGTTAAATCTACCAGTGGGGATACCCAACTCGGCGGAGGCGACTTTGATAAACGTATTGTAGATTGGTTAGCTGAACAATTTTTAGAACAAGAAAAAGTAGACCTACGTCAAGATAGACAAGCATTACAACGACTAACAGAAGCAGCAGAAAAGGCGAAAATTGAGCTATCAGGGGTTAGTGTGACTGATATTAATCTCCCCTTCATTACTGCCACCGAAGACGGTCCTAAGCACCTAGAAACTCGTCTCACACGGCCTCAATTTGAAGACCTCTGTGCCGACTTAGTGAGTCGTCTCACTCGCCCTATCAAACGGGCTTTAAATGATGCTAGATTAAGCCCCGTACAAATCGATGAAGTGGTGTTAGTGGGTGGGGGAACCCGAATGCCCATGATTAAAGCCTTAGTGCGGAGTTTTATCGACAAAGAACCCAACGAAAACGTTAACCCCGATGAAGTGGTAGCAGTGGGGGCGGCCATTCAATCTGGTATTTTAGCAGGGGAAGTCAAAGAAATCTTATTATTGGACGTGACTCCCTTATCTTTGGGGTTAGAAACCATCGGCGGTGTTACTAAAAAATTAATCCCTCGCAACACGACTATTCCTGTGCGTCGTTCTGACATCTTTTCTACCGGGGAAAATAATCAAACCATGGTAGAAATTCATGTGACCCAAGGAGAACGGGAAATGGCTAAGGATAATAAATCCTTGGGACGGTTTAAACTGACAGGGATACCGCCGGCACCGAGGGGCATTCCTCAAGTTCAAGTTGCCTTTGATATTGATGCGAATGGTATTTTGCAAGTGACAGCCCGCGATCGCACCACTGGCAGAGAGCAAAGTGTGGTTATACAAGGGGCTTCAACCCTCAGCGAAGGGGAAATTAACCGCATGATTAATGAAGCAGCCGAGTTTGCAGAAGAAGATCGACAACGAAGAGAACGGATCGAAAAACGGAACAAGGCCAAAGCCTTAACAGATCAGGCATTACGGCGATTAAAAGATGTTACCTTAGACTTCGGGACTCAATTTACCAGTGGGTATCGTCGTCAAATCGAATCCTTAAATGCAGAGATTCTTGATAGTTTGGATAAAGATGACGAAAGACGCTTAGATCGAGCGCAAGCCGACTTACAAGATGTTTTATATGAACTGAACCGAGAAGTCCGCTTACAATACGACGATGAAGAAGACGAGGGTATTTTTGAATCGATTCGTAAGACCTTAACAGGGGATGATGAAGACGACTATCCCTATGCAACCCGTCGAGGAACTTATGGGGATGATTATGGGACACCTCGTTACCCAGAACGCCGAGACTATGGTTCCCCTCCTCCTCGTTATGATGAGCGTCAGGTGTATGGTTCGCCCCCTCCTCGCTATGAACGCTACGATCGCTACGATGACGAATACGATGACTGGGAAAGCGAACGCCCTAGTCCCCGATCCCCTCGTCCCTCCTCAGAACCGCGTCGATATCCTCCCAGAGACTCCGATACCTACTATACCCGCGATCGCTCTCGTCGTATTCCAAGAGAAAATCAATGGGATGAAGAGGATGATGATTGGTTCTAA
- the yidC gene encoding membrane protein insertase YidC — translation MDFGIGFISTNIMLPILDFFYGIVPSYGFAIIALTLVIRFGLYPLSAGQIRNMRKMRITQPLMKERQAEIQRRYKDDPTKQQEEMGKLMQEFGNPLAGCLPLLLQMPILFALFATLRGSPFANINYTVDVQILPSEQIERVVPQPYATKTNNIYVSDGVHYPIAALLPGGNKLGVGEKTNIEFQTSEGKSLSKLVEQNPESDIQPTYEVTKGEERVKINEDGTIEALAPGEATIQATIPGIAANTGFLFIKALGQVGVVNDDGTINYDILGMILFFGASIYINQELSGSSGGGAQQQQAINKITPLLFSGMFLFFPLPAGVLMYIVVANVFQTLQTLVLMREPLPENLQKLLEEQEKTEKGRETLPFEKRSKKKEKTS, via the coding sequence ATGGATTTTGGTATCGGATTTATTTCCACAAATATTATGTTGCCAATCCTGGATTTTTTCTACGGGATTGTGCCAAGCTACGGTTTTGCGATTATTGCCCTAACCCTAGTCATTCGCTTCGGTTTGTACCCCCTAAGTGCAGGCCAAATTCGCAATATGCGTAAAATGCGGATCACTCAACCTTTAATGAAAGAACGACAAGCAGAAATTCAGCGTCGTTATAAAGATGATCCCACTAAACAGCAAGAAGAAATGGGCAAACTGATGCAAGAGTTTGGTAACCCCTTAGCTGGGTGTTTGCCCCTCTTACTACAAATGCCTATTTTATTCGCTTTATTTGCCACTTTGAGAGGATCGCCCTTTGCTAACATTAACTATACGGTTGATGTACAGATTTTACCCTCAGAACAAATTGAGCGAGTTGTCCCCCAACCCTACGCCACCAAAACCAATAACATCTACGTCAGCGATGGTGTTCATTATCCCATTGCTGCCTTGTTACCCGGAGGCAATAAGCTAGGGGTTGGAGAAAAGACAAACATCGAATTCCAAACCAGCGAAGGAAAATCCTTATCTAAATTAGTCGAGCAAAACCCTGAAAGTGACATTCAACCCACTTATGAAGTTACCAAAGGGGAAGAAAGAGTTAAAATCAATGAAGATGGAACCATTGAAGCTTTAGCCCCCGGAGAAGCCACTATTCAAGCGACGATTCCAGGGATTGCTGCTAATACCGGATTTCTCTTTATCAAAGCTTTAGGACAAGTGGGTGTCGTGAATGATGATGGAACCATTAACTACGATATTTTAGGGATGATTCTCTTTTTTGGTGCCAGTATTTATATCAACCAAGAATTATCCGGTTCTTCTGGAGGTGGGGCCCAACAACAACAGGCTATCAATAAGATTACACCCCTTCTTTTTAGTGGAATGTTTCTCTTTTTCCCCTTACCAGCTGGGGTTTTAATGTATATTGTGGTGGCTAACGTTTTTCAAACCCTACAAACCCTCGTCTTAATGCGGGAACCCTTACCAGAAAACTTGCAAAAGTTACTTGAAGAACAAGAAAAAACAGAAAAAGGAAGAGAAACCCTTCCTTTTGAAAAGCGTTCTAAGAAAAAAGAGAAAACCTCGTAA